Proteins encoded within one genomic window of Tautonia rosea:
- a CDS encoding sigma-70 family RNA polymerase sigma factor, which translates to MSVEPDDLETRPSLLVRVRDASDNEAWRRFVGVYGRLILADCRRRGLKWDEAEDVAQQVLTRVFQSLRSFEYRPDRGRFRDWLGTVVRNEVRRYQKRHQPRSAVEFLRMDDLADNDPAWNEAFARHILAVALQECRPHFEPRTWNVFEGVWIHRKTPSQVAQEFEVPLDWVYVAKSRVLKRVSAIVEELTNDLPLPS; encoded by the coding sequence ATGAGCGTGGAGCCAGACGACCTCGAAACCCGACCGAGCTTGCTCGTGCGGGTAAGAGATGCCTCAGACAATGAGGCCTGGCGTCGATTCGTGGGAGTGTATGGGCGATTGATCCTGGCAGACTGCCGACGCAGGGGCCTGAAGTGGGACGAAGCGGAGGATGTGGCCCAACAGGTGCTAACTCGCGTATTCCAGTCGTTGCGTTCGTTCGAGTACCGCCCGGATCGAGGCCGGTTTCGAGACTGGCTAGGTACTGTGGTACGTAACGAAGTGAGGCGATATCAGAAACGCCATCAACCCAGGTCCGCTGTCGAATTTCTGAGAATGGACGACTTGGCCGACAACGACCCTGCTTGGAACGAAGCATTCGCTCGCCACATTCTGGCCGTGGCATTGCAGGAGTGCAGGCCGCATTTCGAGCCGCGAACGTGGAACGTGTTCGAGGGCGTCTGGATCCACCGCAAGACGCCTTCTCAGGTGGCGCAAGAGTTCGAGGTGCCGCTCGACTGGGTTTATGTGGCCAAGTCGCGCGTCCTGAAGCGGGTCTCTGCGATAGTTGAGGAGTTGACCAACGACTTGCCCCTTCCAAGTTAA